One window of Streptomyces sp. NBC_00273 genomic DNA carries:
- a CDS encoding serine/threonine-protein kinase → MFAQLPGVQSALTALSADDPHEIGGYRLHARLGSGGMGVVYLAYTPGGRPIALKAVRREFAADPEFRERFAQEVASARRIHGLFTAQVVDSGEDDHTPWLATAYVPGPSLHQVVQRHGPLPVRTVLLLVAGIAEALQEIHRVGVVHRDLKPANVLIAGDGPRVIDFGIARAADAAALTGVGLRIGTAAFMAPEQALGHPVTPATDVFALGALAGFVAAGVPPFGNGPESGALYRVVHEHPDLDRIPRELHDLLSWCLAKSPQDRPTTADLIAAVHAHPLVGPRPEFTDGWLPRPVLEEVGGRGDASPAAGSAGSGPSAGSGRPGRPGPVPEHLQATRAAAAYPAAGPGGTMPYAPAPAPAPSTAPAPAASPAPAVPVTPAAPVTPAVPVTPAAPGAPARRDRRRDRNRLPAVALAAAALLACGGGAYWFGFPPEEGDTPAAEPVAAPPRPAASAYVPGYAQPELTAPDSGYEFDLRAGKVVPVETAAWYLARGSDAFLLSEESDAFVADGSGELTPDDCVRGIETRPVTTLPFKALAKERPFCVRSPDQREVVIVRLVEATSAGSVTIAVDHFRKS, encoded by the coding sequence ATGTTCGCTCAGCTTCCCGGCGTACAGTCCGCCCTCACGGCCCTGTCCGCCGACGACCCCCACGAGATCGGTGGCTACCGCCTCCACGCCCGGCTCGGCTCCGGCGGCATGGGGGTGGTCTACCTGGCGTACACGCCGGGCGGCCGGCCCATCGCGCTGAAGGCCGTCCGGCGGGAGTTCGCCGCGGACCCGGAGTTCCGCGAGCGCTTCGCCCAGGAGGTGGCGAGCGCCCGCCGGATCCACGGCCTCTTCACGGCGCAGGTGGTCGACTCGGGCGAGGACGACCACACCCCGTGGCTGGCCACGGCGTACGTGCCCGGCCCCTCGCTGCACCAGGTCGTCCAGCGGCACGGGCCGCTACCGGTGCGCACGGTGCTGCTGCTGGTCGCCGGCATCGCCGAGGCCCTGCAGGAGATCCACCGGGTGGGCGTCGTCCACCGGGACCTCAAGCCGGCGAACGTGCTCATCGCGGGGGACGGGCCGCGAGTGATCGACTTCGGTATCGCGCGCGCCGCCGACGCCGCCGCCCTGACCGGCGTGGGCCTGCGGATCGGCACCGCCGCCTTCATGGCGCCGGAGCAGGCGCTGGGCCACCCGGTGACGCCGGCGACCGACGTGTTCGCCCTCGGGGCACTTGCCGGGTTCGTGGCGGCCGGGGTCCCGCCCTTCGGGAACGGGCCGGAGTCCGGCGCCCTGTACCGGGTGGTCCACGAGCACCCCGACCTCGACCGGATCCCGCGCGAGCTGCACGACCTGCTGTCGTGGTGCCTGGCCAAGTCCCCGCAGGACCGTCCCACGACCGCCGATCTGATCGCGGCCGTCCATGCGCACCCCCTCGTGGGTCCGCGGCCGGAGTTCACCGACGGCTGGCTGCCCCGGCCGGTGCTGGAGGAGGTCGGGGGCCGGGGGGACGCCTCCCCGGCCGCGGGGTCCGCGGGGTCCGGCCCGTCCGCGGGGTCCGGTCGGCCGGGCCGGCCCGGACCCGTACCGGAGCACCTCCAGGCGACCAGGGCGGCGGCCGCGTACCCCGCCGCCGGCCCGGGCGGGACCATGCCGTACGCCCCGGCCCCGGCTCCGGCCCCGAGCACGGCTCCGGCCCCGGCCGCGAGCCCTGCCCCGGCAGTCCCCGTGACCCCGGCGGCCCCCGTGACCCCGGCAGTCCCCGTGACCCCGGCGGCCCCCGGGGCCCCTGCGCGCCGTGACCGTCGGCGCGATCGGAACCGGCTGCCCGCGGTCGCCCTGGCCGCCGCTGCGCTGCTGGCCTGCGGAGGCGGCGCGTACTGGTTCGGCTTCCCCCCGGAGGAGGGCGACACCCCCGCCGCGGAACCCGTCGCCGCCCCGCCCCGACCGGCGGCCTCCGCGTACGTGCCCGGATACGCGCAGCCCGAGCTCACCGCCCCGGATTCCGGTTACGAGTTCGACCTCCGCGCCGGAAAGGTGGTTCCCGTCGAGACGGCCGCTTGGTACCTCGCACGCGGATCCGACGCCTTCCTGCTCTCCGAGGAGTCCGACGCCTTCGTAGCCGACGGAAGCGGAGAGCTGACCCCGGACGACTGTGTGCGGGGCATCGAGACCCGGCCCGTGACGACCCTGCCCTTCAAGGCGCTCGCGAAGGAGCGCCCCTTCTGCGTACGAAGCCCTGACCAGCGGGAAGTCGTGATCGTACGGCTCGTCGAGGCGACCTCCGCAGGGTCCGTGACGATCGCCGTCGACCACTTCCGCAAGAGCTGA
- a CDS encoding TetR/AcrR family transcriptional regulator yields the protein MSDRRRAILEGAARVIARRGVRGLRVSDLAAEAGVSTALIYYHFKDRTGILRHALAFISDRADRYTGAADEVGAPLPATDPRRLLERILLLEFQDLPEVRENSTAWGELRAHTIFDPELREELTAAGAAWVQEVSDLLAAACPAAPGAAVGAAAERLTALLEGLSSRWLSGLLPVAHARDLMRGAIGVEIGRLGSLTT from the coding sequence GTGTCGGATCGAAGAAGGGCCATCCTGGAGGGCGCCGCCCGGGTCATCGCCAGGCGCGGGGTCCGCGGGCTGCGGGTGAGCGACCTGGCCGCCGAGGCCGGCGTGTCGACCGCCTTGATCTATTACCACTTCAAGGACCGGACCGGCATCCTGCGGCACGCCCTGGCCTTCATCAGTGACCGGGCCGACCGCTACACGGGCGCCGCCGACGAGGTGGGCGCCCCACTCCCCGCGACGGACCCGCGCCGGCTCCTGGAGCGGATCCTGCTGCTCGAGTTCCAGGACCTGCCCGAAGTGCGCGAGAACAGTACGGCCTGGGGGGAGCTGCGGGCCCACACGATCTTCGACCCGGAACTGCGCGAGGAACTCACCGCGGCCGGCGCGGCCTGGGTGCAGGAGGTCTCCGACCTGCTGGCCGCCGCATGCCCGGCCGCGCCGGGTGCCGCCGTCGGCGCCGCCGCCGAGCGGCTGACCGCCCTTCTGGAGGGCCTGAGCAGCCGCTGGCTGAGCGGCCTCCTGCCCGTGGCGCACGCCCGCGACCTGATGCGCGGGGCGATCGGAGTCGAGATCGGCCGACTCGGTTCCCTCACCACGTAA
- a CDS encoding agmatine deiminase family protein produces MSFTPPTRRSVLRTFAGIGAAVFGAAACGPAESGTRPGATGSSRPSADGKRRFGAEWESHTRTFMSWPALASVWEQDLPYVREDIARIARAVGDYEEVIMMARPDQVAAAQKAVGSQVEVIPLAVDDLWARDTVPVFVEEGTKVVGVDFNFNGWGNKQEHTNDAQVGRLLLQKYQIPRVQAPLVAEGGSFETDGEGTLMVTESSIVNDNRNKGKSRDTIETELKQTLGVQKVIWLAGVRGEDITDAHVDSLVRFTAPGVVLLDRAHPSTPPDSWSRSADQAKSVLSNATDARGRRFEVIDLPQPDLNRITGEGDDFVSTYANFYVANDSVFMPQFGDRKADDRARGILREHFPKRDVVMVKIDTIASGGGGIHCSTHDQPGKPAA; encoded by the coding sequence GTGTCGTTCACTCCCCCCACCCGCCGGTCCGTCCTCCGTACCTTCGCCGGAATCGGCGCCGCCGTCTTCGGTGCGGCGGCCTGCGGTCCCGCCGAGTCCGGTACGCGCCCCGGCGCCACCGGTTCCTCCCGGCCCAGCGCGGACGGAAAGCGCCGGTTCGGCGCCGAGTGGGAGAGCCACACCCGCACCTTCATGTCCTGGCCGGCCCTCGCCTCGGTCTGGGAGCAGGACCTGCCCTACGTACGCGAGGACATCGCGCGGATCGCGCGGGCCGTCGGCGACTACGAAGAAGTGATCATGATGGCCCGGCCCGACCAGGTGGCCGCGGCCCAGAAGGCCGTCGGCTCGCAGGTCGAGGTGATCCCCCTGGCCGTCGACGACCTGTGGGCCCGCGACACCGTCCCCGTGTTCGTCGAGGAGGGCACCAAGGTCGTCGGCGTCGACTTCAACTTCAACGGCTGGGGCAACAAGCAGGAGCACACCAACGACGCCCAGGTCGGGCGCCTGCTGCTGCAGAAGTACCAGATCCCCAGGGTGCAGGCCCCGCTCGTCGCCGAGGGCGGTTCCTTCGAGACCGACGGCGAGGGCACCCTGATGGTCACCGAGAGCTCGATCGTCAACGACAACCGCAACAAGGGGAAGTCCCGGGACACCATCGAGACCGAGCTCAAGCAGACCCTGGGCGTCCAGAAGGTCATCTGGCTGGCCGGCGTGCGCGGCGAGGACATCACCGACGCGCACGTGGACAGCCTCGTACGCTTCACCGCTCCCGGTGTGGTCCTGCTGGACCGCGCCCACCCCAGCACCCCGCCGGACTCCTGGTCCCGCTCCGCCGACCAGGCGAAGTCCGTCCTGTCGAACGCGACGGACGCCCGCGGCCGCCGGTTCGAGGTCATCGACCTGCCGCAGCCCGACCTGAACCGGATCACGGGCGAGGGAGACGACTTCGTCTCCACCTACGCCAACTTCTACGTCGCCAACGACTCCGTGTTCATGCCCCAGTTCGGCGACCGCAAGGCGGACGACCGCGCCCGCGGCATCCTGCGGGAGCACTTCCCCAAGCGGGACGTCGTCATGGTGAAGATCGACACCATCGCCTCGGGCGGCGGCGGCATCCACTGCTCCACCCACGACCAGCCCGGCAAGCCCGCTGCCTGA
- a CDS encoding ABC transporter permease, translated as MSFVRFAVRRAAEMAATLLTASFVVFGAMYLAPGNPASFLLAGRSASPEALASINAQYHLDDPFFVRYFRWLGDVVQGDFGRSITYRTDVSRLLVDRLPTTLLLIAMSLVVVVAVGLFLGRIAAVRGGATDSAILVTTTFAVGTPSFVAAVLLQGLFAVNLGWFPSSGAGDGGFGDMLWHLTLPSVALALYLIGMLARVTRSAMLEALDSDHVTVARSRGVPERQVIRRHVFRNSLGTVLTTGGLIVSTLLVCTILVETAFSIGGIGQLLELSTTTKDFPTVQAISLIIVALFMIVNLIVDLLLPLVDPRVTLGTRSAAV; from the coding sequence GTGAGTTTCGTCAGATTCGCGGTGCGGCGGGCGGCGGAGATGGCCGCCACCCTGCTGACCGCCTCGTTCGTGGTCTTCGGGGCCATGTACCTGGCACCGGGCAACCCGGCGAGCTTCCTGCTCGCCGGCCGCTCGGCCTCCCCGGAGGCCCTCGCCTCGATCAATGCCCAGTACCACCTGGACGACCCCTTCTTCGTGCGGTACTTCCGGTGGCTGGGCGACGTAGTGCAGGGCGACTTCGGGCGGTCGATCACCTACCGCACCGATGTCTCGCGGCTGCTGGTGGACCGCCTGCCCACCACTTTGCTGCTCATCGCGATGTCGCTCGTCGTGGTCGTCGCCGTCGGCCTGTTCCTCGGCCGTATCGCCGCCGTCCGCGGCGGGGCCACCGACTCCGCCATCCTCGTCACCACGACGTTCGCCGTCGGCACCCCGTCCTTCGTCGCGGCGGTCCTGCTCCAGGGCCTCTTCGCCGTCAACCTCGGCTGGTTCCCCAGCAGCGGGGCGGGGGACGGCGGCTTCGGCGACATGCTCTGGCACCTCACGCTCCCCTCCGTCGCCCTTGCGCTCTACCTGATCGGCATGCTCGCCCGGGTCACCCGCTCCGCCATGCTCGAAGCCCTCGACAGCGACCACGTCACCGTCGCCCGCAGCCGGGGCGTCCCCGAACGCCAGGTCATCAGGCGCCACGTCTTCCGCAACTCGCTCGGCACCGTCCTGACCACCGGCGGCCTCATCGTCTCCACGCTGCTGGTGTGCACCATCCTCGTGGAGACGGCCTTCAGCATCGGCGGCATCGGCCAGCTCCTCGAACTGTCCACCACCACCAAGGACTTCCCGACCGTCCAGGCGATCTCCCTGATCATCGTCGCCCTCTTCATGATCGTGAACCTGATCGTGGACCTGCTGTTGCCCTTGGTCGACCCCAGGGTCACCCTCGGAACGAGGAGCGCCGCCGTATGA
- a CDS encoding DUF4436 domain-containing protein — protein sequence MSNSHRPARRVPLLPGLVLIAIVAAVTVGAWLQFGERQALDTVYTAGRADRDRIDIDATIQRVDAAGREMTLRVLVTPRGALADPDGVSPAEDLTVQTSTATRGDLTFKAHQRIATTDLPVALTGGSITDYPFDAYGADVEFGAVFGGEKVPVRVTLSNNDVLFSATVDASTVQGIAVLDIGLARSNSVFIFAVFMMLAMWALAVSVLIGGWYLVTRRKGLTWPALGWMAATLFALAAFRNTAPGTPPIGCLLDYIAFLWAETVIAFCLITVVITGIRAEPPATPPTDAPS from the coding sequence GTGTCGAACTCCCACCGCCCCGCACGCCGGGTCCCGCTGCTGCCGGGCCTGGTCCTGATCGCCATCGTCGCGGCGGTCACCGTGGGAGCGTGGCTCCAGTTCGGGGAACGCCAGGCGCTGGACACGGTGTACACGGCGGGGCGCGCCGACCGGGACCGCATCGACATCGACGCCACGATCCAGCGCGTCGACGCCGCGGGCCGCGAGATGACGCTGCGCGTCCTGGTCACTCCCCGGGGCGCCCTGGCCGACCCCGACGGGGTCTCCCCCGCCGAGGACCTCACCGTCCAGACCTCGACGGCCACCCGGGGCGACCTGACGTTCAAGGCGCACCAGCGCATCGCCACGACGGACCTGCCCGTGGCCCTCACGGGCGGTTCGATCACGGACTACCCGTTCGACGCCTACGGGGCGGACGTCGAATTCGGTGCGGTGTTCGGCGGCGAGAAGGTCCCGGTCCGCGTCACGCTCTCCAACAACGACGTCCTGTTCTCGGCGACGGTCGACGCCTCCACGGTGCAGGGCATCGCGGTCCTCGACATCGGGCTGGCGCGGTCCAACAGCGTCTTCATCTTCGCGGTCTTCATGATGCTCGCCATGTGGGCGCTCGCCGTCTCGGTCCTGATCGGCGGCTGGTACCTGGTCACCCGCCGCAAGGGCCTGACCTGGCCCGCCCTCGGCTGGATGGCCGCGACCCTCTTCGCGCTGGCCGCCTTCCGCAACACGGCCCCGGGCACCCCGCCCATCGGGTGCCTGCTCGACTACATCGCCTTCCTCTGGGCGGAGACGGTCATCGCGTTCTGCCTCATCACGGTGGTCATCACGGGCATCCGCGCCGAACCCCCGGCGACGCCCCCCACGGACGCGCCCTCGTAG
- a CDS encoding agmatine deiminase family protein translates to MDMNPRTSRRRVLQFGAAAVPLAALGSSLPSLVQTASAAQNGTATLRMPAETDRHVRTYMAWPALSSVWGSGLAAVRRDIAEVAHAISRYEPVVVLARPGQVAEARYQCGLGAYYGIQVVDIPNDDLWIRDFGPTFVVAPGAVAGVDTNFNGWGKASTKYAQPFANDAAAARTLLAEYEVNRIRAGFVGEGGSLETDGEGTLLATVSSMVNANRNPGMGQAQVEQAMKTALGIDKVIWVPGLAGEDITDCHIDCLARFVAPGRVILDKPGPVADKKWVAVYEETKRALQSATDARGRRLSITELPGPDRREITGRGDEFLSSYTNYYTANGAVIAPRFGDGYADGVAYAILQAAYPGYRVEQLRIDGIASGGGGIHCATQSHPAVPPAV, encoded by the coding sequence ATGGATATGAACCCCCGTACCTCTCGCCGCCGAGTGCTCCAGTTCGGCGCGGCGGCGGTGCCGCTGGCGGCCCTCGGCTCCAGCCTTCCCTCGCTGGTGCAGACGGCCTCGGCCGCCCAGAACGGCACCGCCACGCTCCGCATGCCCGCCGAGACCGACCGGCACGTACGGACGTACATGGCCTGGCCGGCCCTCTCCTCGGTGTGGGGCAGCGGCCTCGCGGCGGTACGCAGGGACATCGCCGAGGTGGCCCATGCGATCTCGCGCTACGAGCCGGTGGTGGTGCTGGCCCGTCCCGGCCAGGTCGCCGAGGCCCGCTACCAGTGCGGACTGGGCGCCTACTACGGCATCCAGGTCGTCGACATCCCCAACGACGACCTCTGGATCCGGGACTTCGGCCCCACCTTCGTCGTCGCCCCGGGCGCCGTCGCTGGCGTGGACACCAACTTCAACGGCTGGGGCAAGGCCAGCACGAAGTACGCGCAGCCCTTCGCCAACGACGCGGCGGCGGCCCGCACGCTCCTCGCCGAGTACGAGGTGAACCGGATCAGGGCCGGCTTCGTCGGCGAGGGCGGCTCGCTGGAGACCGACGGCGAAGGCACCCTGCTGGCCACGGTCAGTTCGATGGTGAACGCCAACCGGAATCCGGGCATGGGCCAGGCCCAGGTCGAGCAGGCCATGAAGACGGCGCTCGGCATCGACAAGGTGATCTGGGTGCCGGGCCTCGCCGGCGAGGACATCACCGACTGCCACATCGACTGTCTGGCCCGCTTCGTCGCTCCCGGCCGCGTCATCCTCGACAAGCCCGGCCCCGTCGCGGACAAGAAGTGGGTGGCCGTCTACGAGGAGACCAAGCGGGCCCTGCAGAGCGCCACCGACGCCCGGGGCCGCCGCCTGTCCATCACCGAGCTGCCCGGCCCGGACCGGCGCGAGATCACCGGCCGGGGCGACGAGTTCCTGTCCAGCTACACCAACTACTACACGGCGAACGGTGCGGTGATCGCGCCGCGGTTCGGTGACGGCTATGCCGACGGCGTCGCCTACGCCATCCTCCAGGCCGCCTACCCGGGTTACCGCGTCGAGCAGCTCCGGATCGACGGCATCGCCTCCGGTGGCGGCGGGATCCACTGCGCCACCCAGTCCCACCCGGCCGTGCCGCCGGCCGTCTGA
- a CDS encoding TetR/AcrR family transcriptional regulator: MSSRSTQILEAAARVIARRGVRGLRVEELAAEAGVSTALIYYHFKDRTGVLRQTLEFINDRAERYTTDRDPDDPPLTPREELEETLLLELQDTVEVRENSSAWGELRASAVFDEVLREDLARATLVWVQEVAALLGQVQPMVPASALAGAAERLTALLEGLSMRWLSGGIKIDHARELMRGAIDAELSGLGQR, translated from the coding sequence ATGTCGTCTCGTAGTACTCAGATCCTCGAAGCCGCCGCCAGGGTGATCGCCCGCCGCGGTGTGCGCGGGCTGCGCGTGGAGGAACTCGCGGCCGAGGCCGGCGTCTCCACCGCCCTGATCTACTACCACTTCAAGGACCGTACGGGCGTCCTGCGCCAGACGCTGGAGTTCATCAACGACCGCGCCGAGCGCTACACCACCGACCGCGATCCGGACGACCCGCCGCTGACCCCGCGCGAAGAGCTGGAGGAGACCCTCCTGCTGGAGCTCCAGGACACCGTGGAGGTGCGGGAGAACAGCTCGGCCTGGGGCGAACTGCGGGCGAGCGCCGTCTTCGACGAGGTCCTGCGCGAGGACCTGGCGCGGGCCACCCTGGTGTGGGTCCAGGAGGTGGCCGCGCTACTGGGTCAGGTCCAGCCGATGGTGCCGGCCTCCGCGCTGGCCGGGGCCGCCGAGCGGCTCACCGCCCTGCTGGAGGGGCTGAGCATGCGCTGGCTGAGCGGCGGCATCAAGATCGACCACGCCCGTGAGCTGATGCGGGGCGCCATCGACGCCGAACTTTCGGGGCTCGGGCAGCGCTGA
- a CDS encoding agmatine deiminase family protein, with amino-acid sequence MTEFRMPAEWSQHDGCLMAWPTREELWGSVLTDVKEEYANVARAIAAFEPVTMVAPPGFGEDARTLCGDGVTVIELPLDDSWFRDSAPLFVLDGNGNRAGVDFRFNAWGRKHHPFDADDRISGLLLDHLGVDRIPSGMILEGGAVTVDGEGTLITTEQCLLHPNRNPGMTRDQIEAELKARLGVTKVIWLPYGGLLDTETDGHVDGVCAFAAPGTVVISLPSDPDHPDHARMRANRAVLEATTDARGRRLEIIEVPQTAFADLADGEIEVSYLNYYVANGGVVVPVAGVPQDEEALAVIATAYPGRKVVGVRALAIAFGGGGVHCITQQIPAVRTTA; translated from the coding sequence ATGACCGAATTCCGTATGCCCGCCGAGTGGTCCCAGCACGACGGCTGTCTGATGGCCTGGCCCACCCGCGAGGAGCTGTGGGGCAGCGTGCTCACCGACGTGAAGGAGGAGTACGCGAACGTCGCCCGCGCCATCGCCGCGTTCGAGCCCGTGACGATGGTGGCCCCGCCCGGTTTCGGAGAGGACGCCCGTACCCTGTGTGGCGACGGCGTCACCGTCATCGAGCTGCCGCTCGACGACTCCTGGTTCCGCGACTCCGCCCCCCTCTTCGTCCTCGACGGCAACGGCAACCGAGCCGGAGTGGACTTCCGCTTCAACGCCTGGGGCCGCAAGCACCACCCGTTCGACGCCGACGACCGGATCAGCGGCCTGCTGCTGGACCACCTCGGGGTCGACCGGATCCCCTCCGGCATGATCCTCGAGGGCGGGGCCGTCACCGTCGACGGCGAGGGCACCCTGATCACCACCGAGCAGTGCCTCCTGCACCCGAACCGCAACCCCGGCATGACCCGCGACCAGATCGAGGCCGAGCTCAAGGCCCGGCTCGGCGTCACCAAGGTCATCTGGCTCCCGTACGGCGGCCTGCTCGACACCGAGACCGACGGTCACGTCGACGGCGTCTGCGCCTTCGCCGCCCCGGGCACGGTCGTCATCTCCCTGCCGTCCGACCCGGACCACCCGGACCACGCCCGCATGCGCGCCAACCGCGCCGTGCTCGAGGCCACCACCGACGCCCGCGGCCGCCGCCTGGAGATCATCGAGGTGCCGCAGACCGCCTTCGCCGACCTGGCCGACGGCGAGATCGAGGTGTCGTACCTCAACTACTACGTGGCCAACGGCGGCGTAGTCGTCCCGGTGGCCGGCGTGCCCCAGGACGAGGAAGCCCTCGCCGTGATCGCCACGGCCTACCCGGGCCGCAAGGTCGTCGGGGTACGGGCGCTCGCCATCGCGTTCGGCGGCGGCGGAGTCCACTGCATCACCCAGCAGATCCCCGCAGTGCGGACCACCGCCTGA
- a CDS encoding ABC transporter substrate-binding protein: MTTTPPRTGRRLRGRRGRLSPVAAAATAALTSVSLLAACSGPPKENAGGVTDVKLSASTPEARGEIDSFTWAVYAEPPTLDYTVAFDYPQNTVLSNVCESLMRWTPGLTTEPGLAQKASNPDPTTWVYDLRPGVRFHDGKEMTADDVVFSLGRQTDPDNAAAWAQVFQNVASVTKSGPLQVTVKLNKPDSQFPQYMATAAGVVASKAAVEAAGKDYGTTGGLGCSGPFKLGTWNKGQSIELERFDNYWGTKAKSKKAVFRILTDPSARTNAMLSGEADGGYLIPTESYARLKSSGTGTLYFGEGLSTVNVNVTNMQGPLGDVRVRRALSLALDRSGFVKAGLGGAGTVTNSLTTRAAWAAAPERTLKTAFDSLPPTDQDVEKAKALVKEAGATGKTLTVATSSIGQDVSLLATAVQAVGTQIGLDIQLKTIAPNAFTALFTDPQAREGIDMFPLTYYDSITDPLDLLQNFKTGAYMNFAGYSDPEYDKLVDEASAVYPTEQRMDVEAKLQHHASEQLLWIPVAEWPTALFMNKRITGAPTTISYMYYPWAADVGAAQ, encoded by the coding sequence ATGACCACCACCCCGCCCCGCACCGGCAGACGCCTCCGCGGCCGGCGCGGCCGGCTCAGCCCCGTTGCCGCGGCCGCCACCGCCGCCCTGACGTCCGTCTCCCTGCTCGCGGCCTGCTCCGGCCCGCCGAAGGAGAACGCCGGCGGTGTCACGGACGTCAAGCTGTCGGCCTCCACGCCCGAGGCCCGCGGCGAGATCGACTCCTTCACCTGGGCCGTCTACGCCGAACCGCCCACCCTCGACTACACGGTGGCCTTCGACTACCCGCAGAACACCGTGCTGTCCAACGTGTGCGAGAGCCTGATGCGCTGGACCCCGGGCCTCACCACGGAGCCCGGTCTCGCCCAGAAGGCGTCCAACCCGGACCCCACCACCTGGGTCTACGACCTGCGCCCCGGCGTCCGCTTCCACGACGGCAAGGAGATGACCGCCGACGACGTGGTCTTCAGCCTCGGCCGCCAGACGGACCCCGACAACGCCGCCGCCTGGGCCCAGGTCTTCCAGAACGTCGCCTCGGTCACCAAGAGCGGCCCGCTGCAGGTCACCGTCAAGCTCAACAAGCCCGACTCGCAGTTCCCCCAGTACATGGCCACCGCCGCCGGAGTGGTCGCCTCCAAGGCCGCCGTCGAGGCGGCCGGCAAGGACTACGGCACCACGGGCGGCCTCGGCTGCAGCGGCCCCTTCAAGCTCGGCACGTGGAACAAGGGCCAGTCGATCGAGCTGGAGCGCTTCGACAACTACTGGGGCACCAAGGCCAAGTCGAAGAAGGCCGTCTTCCGCATCCTGACCGACCCCTCCGCCCGGACGAACGCCATGCTCAGCGGGGAGGCCGACGGCGGCTACCTGATCCCCACCGAGAGCTACGCCCGCCTCAAGAGCAGCGGCACCGGCACCCTCTACTTCGGCGAGGGCCTCAGCACGGTCAACGTCAACGTCACCAACATGCAGGGCCCCCTCGGCGACGTCCGCGTCCGCCGGGCGCTGTCCCTGGCGCTGGACCGCTCCGGCTTCGTCAAGGCCGGCCTCGGCGGGGCCGGCACCGTCACCAACTCCCTCACCACCCGCGCCGCCTGGGCCGCCGCCCCCGAGCGCACCCTGAAGACCGCCTTCGACAGCCTGCCGCCCACCGACCAGGACGTCGAGAAGGCCAAGGCCCTGGTCAAGGAGGCCGGCGCCACCGGCAAGACGCTGACCGTGGCCACCAGTTCCATAGGCCAGGACGTCTCCCTCCTCGCCACCGCCGTCCAGGCGGTCGGCACCCAGATCGGTCTGGACATCCAGCTGAAGACGATCGCCCCGAACGCCTTCACCGCGCTGTTCACCGACCCCCAGGCGCGCGAGGGCATCGACATGTTCCCGCTCACCTACTACGACTCGATCACCGACCCGCTCGACCTGCTGCAGAACTTCAAGACCGGCGCGTACATGAACTTCGCCGGCTACAGCGACCCCGAGTACGACAAGCTCGTCGACGAGGCGAGCGCCGTCTACCCGACCGAGCAGCGGATGGACGTCGAGGCGAAGCTCCAGCACCACGCCTCGGAGCAGCTGCTGTGGATCCCGGTCGCCGAGTGGCCCACCGCACTGTTCATGAACAAGCGGATCACCGGCGCCCCCACCACCATCTCGTACATGTACTACCCGTGGGCCGCCGACGTGGGGGCCGCGCAGTGA